In Phaseolus vulgaris cultivar G19833 chromosome 7, P. vulgaris v2.0, whole genome shotgun sequence, the genomic stretch atatttatcacattagtaaaaaatttataatttttttttcattttctattttatttactttcctCTTAACAATCTCATTTTTGCTTTAAATCAATTATTTTCCACTTCTCCGTTCTCTTGTGAATACAAACAAAACATTAGGTATGAAAAGAAGTGATATAAAATAAGTGTTTTtagtattttcttttatttaatgttggCTTCCGCAATTTACTATTAAGAGTAGTAGGTATAGAATTTCCGCGAAATTTCCTGGCAACGTCAAAATCTTATTCAATGTTTTGAAATTTTCAGAGCGCGCCTTTAGAATTGCGACAATCAactactaaatatttttaaaagaaaataaaataaattaatttctacataaattaaaattagctaatgtgtaaattaatttctaaaatttatctAATAAACTTCTTCCTAATAAGTATAAACAAcaaaaaacaatttgtttttgtaaaatttaaaattaatatttataaataaagaagtttataaaaagtatttatttttattctattttcatttCTAACAGCTTCTATGGAAAAAATTGTTCAAACATAACCTAATACTTCtccaaaaattgatttttaataaatatataatctattTTTAAGGTGTTAAAATGACTGGATCTACCGGTCCATTTTGATGGATCAcctattaaaattattttgaccagtttaagatatattttaaaaggttgttttagatttaattttgtgtgggaccaatttaaaaatatacaatttaaaacTACCAACGAACCATCTTGATctattttacaataattttaatttaaaaaattaacaataaaatatatatgtttaaaatttcaattatttagtcaaattaattttaattttaaaataatgttttgataaataaattataatacatcaatatgttttaataaattaatcttAACAAAACCCAATTGTATAAAAGCTAATTGATTTTCCGTCACTGCTTAAACCCAATTGTATAAAGCtaatttaattgttttcttCTTAAAAACCTAAACAAAATGTTTCCTCCAAACAAATTCTAAACATCTAATCCATATACTTTGTCCtgaaattttgtaattttagtttttaatttttaaaattaatcctttttctttttatttgaataaattatatcaatatttataaTACATCTATTAGAATTGTTTTcaataaataacatttttagttgatttaaacaatattttagtAAGAAGATAGTATATAAATAACGGAATCAAATCTTGGAAAGGAATGGTAGATACTACATACTAATACAACACAAAATATTCTTCCAGTTTCAGTGATTTTACTTTTAGGgcattaaaataaacaattactCACTGATTTAGGCAACATCACAAGTGTGTAGATGATTTGAGTAACATGGTGAACAGTGGAGGTTTTGTCGGTCTGGGGCACCCTGCATAAAGCACtacaaaaaaactaaataattttgtGCTGCATCATGAGCTAATGGAGTGGAATATACTTGATTCATTGGTGCTGAAAATCTAGGGAAGGAATGGAAAGATGGTTTATGCATCTCTCTTGGTTTGTTGCATGATATCTTGGATAAGGAATGTGACATTGGAGTGAGAAGATCCACCTTGTTCTACTGCTTTCTTAGCCTTATCTGCAAGTTCTTTAACCCTTTCTCTGATTTCTTCACTTTCCCTACTCTCATCCATCAACTCATTAATTGCTCTCTCAACATCTTCTTTCTTCACCAAAACGCCTTTTTCCTCTTCCTTACCCCATTCCACAGGAACCTCCACCCCAACCTTCACTCCCACTCTTAATATTTGCACAACAAGTTTCTCATTCAGAAACTGGTCCCCAAATAGAGGCCAAGTGACCATTGGCACACCAGCACATATTGCTTCCAAGGTTGAGTTCCAACCACAGTGAGTTAAAAACCCTCCAATTGCTGGGTGTGACAGAATTAGTACCTGAGGAGCCCAACCATGAATCACAAGACTTCGACCTTTGATCCTTTCCTCAAAGCCCTCTTCCTTCATCCACTTCTTCACTTCCTCTAATTCACTCCCTTCCCTCATAACCCAAATGAAGGGTCTATTTGAGGCCTCCAAGGCCAAACCCAGCTCTATCAGTTGCTGTGGAGTCATGTTACACATGCTTCCAAGGCAAGCGTAGATCACACCCCCTGCCTTCTGCAAACCAAGCCACTTCATGCAAAAATGTTCATCAATTGAGGCTTTCTTCCCTCTTTCAGCCTTGTCTAATTCATCCTTATTGCTGAGTGAAACAGGACCAATACACCACATTCTACCTTTTTTTGACTTCTTGTAAGCCCTGGCATAATCTGGTTCCAACTCCTCAAAGGAATTCATTACCACCCCAGAAGAAACCCCTTCAGCTGCACCTGTTCTGGCATAAAACTGTCTCCATCCTTCATCTGTTCTTTGTGCTGGAAGCTGTGCTTTGGTCATCTCAACCTGGTCAGGCAAACCAGGCAAAACGAAGTACTCAGTTTTTGAGGTTATGCCTGACAGAACTCTGGAGACTCCCAGGCTGTACATACAGAAGAGAGTGAAGCAACTTTGTCCCAAGAAAGAGATCCTAGGGATGTTGAATTTGGTAGCAACGTTGGCTGTGTAATGCAAACACATGTCTGAAACTATGCAGCTAGGTGGGGGCGTTAACTCTTGGAACAATTTTTCTACTTGTTCCCTTTGGGTGTCGCTGTTAGCAGCATTGAAGAAATTCAAGCTAGTGCCTAGTGTAGAAAACATGTCAAGATTCTCACACCCTTCTGGCAATCCAGCTTCTTGATATGGGAAATGGAGTTCAAGTAGTTTGATTTGAGACCCTGAATCGATGGAAC encodes the following:
- the LOC137828935 gene encoding UDP-glycosyltransferase 73C1-like, translated to MSSQKSKLNFVLFPLMSQGHMIPMMDIAKILSQQGVTVTVITTHQNASRFKATLARSIDSGSQIKLLELHFPYQEAGLPEGCENLDMFSTLGTSLNFFNAANSDTQREQVEKLFQELTPPPSCIVSDMCLHYTANVATKFNIPRISFLGQSCFTLFCMYSLGVSRVLSGITSKTEYFVLPGLPDQVEMTKAQLPAQRTDEGWRQFYARTGAAEGVSSGVVMNSFEELEPDYARAYKKSKKGRMWCIGPVSLSNKDELDKAERGKKASIDEHFCMKWLGLQKAGGVIYACLGSMCNMTPQQLIELGLALEASNRPFIWVMREGSELEEVKKWMKEEGFEERIKGRSLVIHGWAPQVLILSHPAIGGFLTHCGWNSTLEAICAGVPMVTWPLFGDQFLNEKLVVQILRVGVKVGVEVPVEWGKEEEKGVLVKKEDVERAINELMDESRESEEIRERVKELADKAKKAVEQGGSSHSNVTFLIQDIMQQTKRDA